In Pedobacter sp. W3I1, one DNA window encodes the following:
- a CDS encoding thiamine phosphate synthase, translated as MELIVIAKPTIFKEECPLVNQLFEAGLQVFHLRKENANEGDYRRIIEGILPEYRPQIALHHFHSLANDYNINRIHHTESFRKSRGDEELPKHKVFSTSIHQLSDLDQIRSYHYSFFGPVFNSLSKPGYLGLIPPGFRLNKKSTQPKMIALGGIGLNQIDQVKEMNFDGIALLGSIWNDPAQALINFKKAQQHCLAHHQPL; from the coding sequence ATGGAACTGATTGTAATCGCCAAACCGACTATTTTTAAGGAAGAATGTCCTCTTGTAAATCAGCTTTTCGAAGCTGGTTTACAGGTTTTCCATTTACGTAAGGAAAATGCCAATGAAGGCGACTACCGGAGGATTATTGAAGGGATTTTACCCGAATATCGTCCGCAGATTGCTTTACACCATTTTCATTCGCTGGCTAACGATTACAACATCAACAGGATCCACCATACCGAAAGTTTCAGAAAAAGTAGAGGAGATGAAGAACTACCTAAACACAAGGTATTCAGCACTTCCATCCACCAGTTATCAGACCTGGATCAGATCCGGTCATACCATTACAGCTTTTTTGGCCCTGTATTCAACAGCCTTTCTAAACCTGGTTATTTAGGGCTTATACCTCCAGGTTTCCGGTTGAACAAGAAGAGCACCCAGCCAAAAATGATCGCCCTTGGTGGCATTGGCCTCAACCAGATCGATCAGGTAAAAGAAATGAATTTCGATGGTATTGCCCTATTGGGCAGTATCTGGAACGATCCGGCTCAAGCTTTAATCAATTTTAAAAAAGCGCAGCAGCATTGCCTGGCGCACCATCAACCGCTTTAA
- the thiC gene encoding phosphomethylpyrimidine synthase ThiC has protein sequence MKQEKTPNQEVISRSPFPASRKIFVPGKIHDIQVAMREISLSETKIHNGFGLTEPNPPVTVYDTSGPYTDPDALIDVKKGLPRIREQWIKDRLDVEELPQPSSAYGQQRLADEKLDALRFNFINKPYKAQAGANVSQMHYAKKGIITAEMEYIAIRENQQIELLNAQLGEQYEVMNHQHQGNSFGANTPKGYITPEFVRAEVAAGRAVIPCNINHPELEPMIIGRNFLVKINANIGNSAVTSTIEEEVEKAVWACRWGADTIMDLSTGKNIHETREWIIRNSPVPIGTVPIYQALEKVNGKAEDLTWEIFRDTLIEQAEQGVDYFTIHAGVLLRYVPLTAKRITGIVSRGGSIMAKWCLAHHKENFLYTHFEEICEIMKAYDVAFSLGDGLRPGCIADANDAAQFSELETLGELTKIAWKHDVQTIIEGPGHVPMHLIKTNMEKQLEHCGEAPFYTLGPLTIDIAPGYDHITSAIGAAMIGWFGTAMLCYVTPKEHLGLPNKKDVKDGVITYKIAAHAADLAKGHPGAQYRDNALSKARFEFRWEDQFNLSLDPDTAKEFHDETLPAEGAKIAHFCSMCGPNFCSMKITQDVREYAAKQGVEAEDALAKGMQEKSKEFTEKGSEIYF, from the coding sequence ATGAAACAAGAAAAAACCCCAAACCAGGAAGTCATCAGCCGTAGCCCATTTCCGGCCTCACGCAAAATATTTGTACCCGGAAAAATCCACGATATCCAGGTAGCCATGCGCGAAATCAGTTTATCGGAAACCAAAATCCATAACGGCTTTGGCTTAACCGAGCCCAATCCGCCGGTAACCGTTTACGATACCAGCGGGCCATACACCGATCCTGATGCCCTTATTGATGTAAAAAAAGGTTTGCCCCGCATCAGGGAGCAATGGATAAAAGACAGGCTTGATGTTGAAGAACTCCCTCAACCATCTTCTGCCTATGGCCAACAGCGCCTGGCCGATGAAAAGCTTGATGCCTTACGCTTTAATTTCATCAATAAACCCTACAAAGCACAGGCTGGCGCCAATGTATCGCAAATGCACTACGCCAAAAAAGGGATCATTACGGCTGAAATGGAATATATCGCCATCAGGGAGAATCAACAGATTGAGCTGCTCAATGCACAACTGGGCGAGCAGTACGAAGTAATGAACCACCAGCACCAGGGCAATAGCTTTGGCGCAAATACCCCAAAAGGTTACATTACACCCGAATTTGTAAGGGCAGAGGTAGCCGCTGGCCGGGCAGTAATCCCCTGCAATATCAATCATCCCGAGCTCGAGCCTATGATTATTGGCCGAAACTTCCTGGTGAAAATTAACGCCAATATCGGTAACTCGGCCGTTACTTCTACTATTGAAGAAGAAGTAGAAAAAGCCGTATGGGCCTGCCGTTGGGGAGCCGATACCATTATGGATTTATCAACAGGGAAAAATATTCACGAAACCCGCGAATGGATTATCCGCAATTCGCCGGTGCCCATCGGTACTGTTCCCATTTACCAGGCTTTAGAAAAAGTAAATGGCAAAGCCGAAGACCTCACCTGGGAAATCTTCCGAGATACTTTAATTGAGCAGGCAGAACAGGGTGTAGATTATTTTACCATCCATGCCGGTGTACTGCTCCGTTACGTGCCTTTAACCGCTAAAAGGATTACCGGTATTGTTTCGCGGGGCGGATCCATTATGGCCAAATGGTGCCTGGCCCATCATAAAGAAAATTTCCTGTATACCCATTTTGAGGAGATCTGCGAAATTATGAAAGCCTATGATGTAGCCTTTTCATTGGGTGATGGTTTAAGGCCTGGCTGTATTGCCGATGCGAATGATGCTGCACAGTTTTCGGAGCTCGAAACCCTTGGCGAACTCACTAAGATAGCCTGGAAACATGATGTACAAACCATTATAGAGGGCCCCGGGCATGTACCCATGCACCTGATTAAAACCAATATGGAAAAACAACTGGAACATTGTGGCGAAGCGCCTTTTTATACTTTAGGCCCTTTAACGATCGATATTGCGCCCGGTTACGATCACATTACCTCAGCTATTGGCGCTGCCATGATTGGGTGGTTTGGCACAGCCATGCTTTGTTATGTCACCCCAAAAGAACACCTGGGTTTGCCGAACAAAAAGGATGTTAAAGACGGTGTAATTACCTATAAAATTGCTGCCCATGCGGCCGATTTAGCCAAAGGCCACCCAGGTGCACAATACCGCGATAATGCTTTAAGTAAAGCGCGCTTTGAGTTTAGATGGGAAGATCAGTTTAACCTCTCGCTCGATCCGGATACGGCAAAAGAGTTTCATGATGAAACTTTACCTGCAGAGGGCGCCAAAATTGCGCATTTCTGTTCCATGTGCGGTCCGAATTTCTGCTCGATGAAAATTACGCAGGACGTGAGGGAGTATGCCGCGAAACAAGGTGTAGAAGCAGAAGATGCTTTGGCAAAAGGCATGCAGGAGAAATCGAAAGAATTTACCGAAAAAGGAAGCGAAATTTATTTTTAA
- a CDS encoding thiazole synthase, whose product MLTIADQTFSSRLFTGTGKFSSAKEMESALMASASELVTVALKRVDLKDKDDDILQHLKHPHINLLPNTSGVRNAKEAIFAAQLAREALETNWIKLEIHPDPKYLMPDPIETLKATEELVKLGFVVLPYIHADPVLCKRLEDVGTAAVMPLGSPIGSNKGLRTIDFLEIIISQSRVPVIIDAGIGAPSDAAKAMEIGADAVLVNTAIAIAKDPTNMAIAFKMAVEAGRMAFEAKLGGQQHFAAASSPLTAFLDEQF is encoded by the coding sequence ATGTTAACCATTGCAGATCAAACCTTTAGTTCGCGCCTCTTTACCGGAACCGGAAAATTTAGTTCGGCCAAAGAGATGGAAAGCGCCTTAATGGCCTCGGCATCCGAACTGGTTACCGTGGCCCTTAAACGTGTCGATTTAAAAGACAAGGACGACGATATCCTGCAACACCTTAAACACCCGCACATCAACCTCTTGCCCAATACTTCTGGTGTGCGTAATGCAAAAGAAGCTATTTTTGCCGCACAGCTGGCACGCGAAGCCTTAGAAACCAATTGGATTAAACTGGAAATCCATCCCGACCCCAAATACCTGATGCCCGACCCGATTGAAACGCTTAAGGCGACCGAAGAACTGGTTAAACTCGGCTTCGTGGTGTTGCCTTATATCCACGCCGATCCGGTTTTATGTAAACGTTTAGAAGATGTGGGTACCGCAGCGGTGATGCCTTTAGGCTCGCCCATTGGCAGTAATAAAGGCTTAAGAACCATCGATTTTTTAGAGATCATTATCAGCCAGAGCAGGGTTCCGGTCATTATCGATGCCGGGATAGGTGCACCATCTGATGCGGCTAAAGCCATGGAAATTGGTGCCGACGCTGTTTTGGTGAATACCGCAATTGCCATAGCTAAAGATCCAACCAATATGGCTATTGCCTTTAAAATGGCTGTAGAAGCCGGCAGAATGGCCTTTGAAGCTAAACTGGGTGGCCAGCAACATTTTGCCGCAGCCAGTAGCCCACTAACCGCATTTCTTGATGAACAGTTTTAA
- a CDS encoding leucine-rich repeat domain-containing protein — protein sequence MQSLLALQSGKLKGAVSLKLSESLRSFPEEIFDLADTLEVLDLSFNKLSALPADFGRLKKLKIFFCSENLFTVMPEVLADCPLLDIVGFKSNQIITVPAKSLNPNLRWLILTNNNIAELPKEIGQCKRMQKLMLSGNRLMQLPDELSSCHNLSLLRIAANKLHALPQWITAMPKLSWVAFSGNNFSKTPAVEALSSVNWHDLEINHLLGEGASGIISKANRTIGDETQEVAVKIFKGNVTSDGLPEDEMTAYIAARVTTPVWLI from the coding sequence ATGCAAAGCCTGTTAGCATTACAAAGCGGAAAACTTAAAGGAGCGGTATCGTTAAAGCTTTCAGAATCGCTTCGTTCTTTTCCTGAAGAAATATTCGATTTGGCTGATACACTGGAAGTATTGGATCTTTCTTTTAACAAGCTAAGTGCCCTGCCGGCAGATTTTGGGCGTTTAAAGAAATTGAAGATTTTCTTCTGTTCTGAAAACCTTTTCACGGTGATGCCAGAGGTACTAGCCGATTGCCCCTTGCTTGATATTGTAGGGTTTAAATCCAACCAGATTATAACGGTGCCAGCAAAATCGCTCAACCCTAATCTTCGCTGGTTGATTTTAACAAACAACAACATTGCCGAATTACCCAAAGAAATTGGACAGTGTAAGCGCATGCAAAAGCTAATGTTATCGGGTAATCGTTTAATGCAACTGCCCGATGAATTGAGCAGCTGCCATAATTTATCGTTATTACGAATAGCTGCTAATAAACTGCATGCGCTGCCTCAGTGGATTACCGCCATGCCAAAACTATCGTGGGTTGCATTTTCGGGGAACAACTTTAGTAAAACACCGGCTGTAGAAGCACTTTCGTCAGTTAATTGGCACGATTTAGAGATTAATCATTTATTGGGTGAAGGTGCTTCGGGTATTATTTCGAAAGCAAACCGGACTATTGGTGATGAAACTCAAGAGGTGGCGGTTAAAATATTTAAGGGCAATGTAACCAGTGATGGTTTGCCGGAAGATGAAATGACGGCCTACATTGCTGCGCGGGTTACCACCCCGGTTTGGTTAATTTAA
- the thiS gene encoding sulfur carrier protein ThiS, with translation MEVTINNQNHLLNEACSIEQMLDLVLVSETNGLAIAVNQTIISKSDWDRHVLNPGDQVILIKATQGG, from the coding sequence ATGGAAGTAACTATAAACAATCAAAACCATCTTCTTAACGAGGCCTGTTCCATAGAACAGATGCTTGATCTTGTGCTCGTTTCAGAAACCAATGGCCTTGCCATAGCCGTAAACCAAACCATCATTTCCAAATCTGATTGGGACAGGCATGTGCTAAATCCAGGCGATCAGGTTATACTCATAAAAGCCACGCAGGGAGGTTGA
- a CDS encoding thiamine phosphate synthase — translation MIHPLQYISQAPRTGTHLDAIEAVLQAGGKWIQLRIKNQSEAEILPFANAAQALCERYGAKLIINDYPYLAKAVGSYGVHLGLQDMPIAEARKVISPTQLIGGTANTFEHILQRVAEGADYIGLGPFRFTHTKENLSPIVGLEGYQKLMEKVQQAGIKTPIVAIGGIEAADIPAILETGIYGIAISAALTNQTQMAAVLEEINSKFNIHSI, via the coding sequence ATGATTCATCCCTTACAATATATTTCACAAGCGCCCCGAACTGGCACCCATTTAGATGCCATTGAGGCGGTGCTTCAAGCTGGCGGAAAATGGATTCAGCTCCGTATTAAAAACCAATCGGAAGCTGAAATCCTGCCTTTTGCCAATGCGGCACAGGCCTTATGCGAAAGGTATGGTGCCAAGCTCATTATAAACGACTATCCGTACCTGGCCAAGGCGGTGGGCAGTTATGGCGTACACCTGGGTTTGCAGGATATGCCCATTGCCGAAGCCCGAAAAGTGATCAGCCCTACACAGCTCATTGGTGGTACAGCCAATACCTTCGAACACATTTTACAAAGGGTGGCCGAAGGTGCCGATTACATTGGCCTTGGCCCTTTCCGTTTTACGCATACTAAAGAAAACCTAAGTCCGATTGTAGGCCTCGAGGGTTATCAAAAATTGATGGAAAAAGTACAGCAGGCTGGTATCAAAACACCCATTGTGGCCATTGGTGGTATCGAAGCCGCAGATATTCCTGCCATACTCGAAACTGGCATTTATGGTATTGCGATATCGGCAGCGCTCACCAACCAAACACAAATGGCTGCGGTTCTTGAAGAAATCAACAGTAAATTCAATATTCATTCGATTTAA